The following DNA comes from Pseudochaenichthys georgianus unplaced genomic scaffold, fPseGeo1.2 scaffold_531_arrow_ctg1, whole genome shotgun sequence.
ACCAGGATATCCACGTAGTTGATGGGGAAGAAGCCCGATTGGCCGTTGATCATCCCCTCGTACCAGTTGTCGTCGATCTGATTGGTCAGGGTGATCACGTCGCCTTCTTTGAAACCAAGTTCGCCTTCGTTCTCCGGCTCAAAGTCGTACAGCGCTCGGCAGCAGGGCTGGTCCAACGGGGCTGAAAATCAAACATAGAGAGATTtgatcagtaaataccccactggtggatTTAAAAACAGCACTCCCTAACGAGTGTCTATGAGACGACTACAGGTCATCAcagccaacattagccgcctttagcttagcggtggtgacgtgaagtcatgtgaccgtgctgtagttcctttatagcccaacattagcctcctttagcttaggggtggtgacgtgaagtcatgtgaccgtgctgtagttcctttatagcccaacattagcctcctttagcttagcggtggtgacgtgaagtcatgtgaccgtgctgtagttcctttatagcccaacattagcctcctttagcttagcggtggtgacgtgaagtcatgtgaccgtgctgtagttcctttatagcccaacattagccacctttagcttagcggtggtgacgtgaagtcatgtgatcgtgctgtagttcctttatagcccaacattagccgcctttagcttagcggtggtgacgtgaagtcatgtgaccgtgctgtagttcctttatagcccaacattagccgcctttagcttagcggtggtgacgtgaagtcatgtgaccgtgctgtagttcctttatagcccaacattagcctcatttagcttagcggtggtgacgtgaagtcatgtgaccgtgctgtagttcctttatagcccaacattagcctcatttagcttagcggtggtgacgtgaagtcatgtgaccgtgctgtagttcctttatagcccaacattagcctcatttagcttagcggtggtgacgtgaagtcatgtgaccgtgctgtagttcctttatagcccaacattagccgcctttagcttagcggtggtgacgtgaagtcatgtgaccgtgctgtagttcctttatagcccaacattagccgcctttagcttagcggtggtgacgtgaagtcatgtgaccgtgctgtagttcctttatagcccaacattagcctcctttagcttagcggtggtgacgtgaagtcatgtgaccgtgctgtagttcctttatagcccaacattagcctcctttagcttagcggtggtgacgtgaagtcatgtgaccgtgatatTGTTCCGTACCTGGTGATCTCCCGGGGGATTTGGCAGAGTTTATCCCCCCGTTGAGGCTCTCTGTGGGAGGCAGCAGCTCCAGAGTTGTCCGGGGTTTTGGAATGTACTCCTTCCTCGGTTTGGTGGAAACTTGCTTTATCCTGGAGGGACACACATGGGGAATTTAAATTGATGAATTGgtcaaaactctgcagctaataaaaaagaaatgctTGAATGAATAAATCAGCGACGGCGTTACCTGTCCTCCATCTTGCTGGAGAGCTGCTGCAGGATCTGTGCGGAACGACTGTGGAACTCCAGCTGAGCCGAAACCAGCGCTGCCAGCTGACTCACCTGCtctatctacacacacacacacacacacacacacacacacacacacacacacacacacacacacacacacacacacacacacacacacacacacacacacacacacacacacacacacacacataactcaAAGGTGAGCAAATGCTGCTTTCCGCCTCTCGGTCGGACAGAGCTATAtatacctatatatatatatatatatatatagctatCTGATTGGTTGACCGTGATGATAATTGTTAATTGTTGATTGGTAGCTAATTGATCCTCACGTCGCTCTCCAGCAGGTTGAACATGCTCTGCTCGGCGATCTCTTTGCTCTCGTCGAACTTCTCCAGCGCCTGTTTGATCTCCTCGTCCTGAACCTTCCCCTGGCGCTTCTTCTTATAGTCGAAGTCCAGGCGGCGGCCCTCCATCTTCTTCAGGTGGTGCTGGGACACGCAGGGGACGAGAGGGACACATGGAGGACTGTTAGGCTGCTTCTTCTACGAGTTCGTCACATTCTTAGTCATTTTATCCTTCATTGTTTTCGTCCTTACtggtttcattattattaataataatctcGTAATTTGAGAGCttgttttcaaataaaaagata
Coding sequences within:
- the LOC117443076 gene encoding endophilin-A1-like; the protein is MTKTTEYLQPNPASRAKLSMISTMSKMRGQEKGPGYPQAESVLGDAMLRFGRELGDESSFGLALMDASEAMKELGEVKDALDIEVKQNFIDPLQNLYDKDLKEIQHHLKKMEGRRLDFDYKKKRQGKVQDEEIKQALEKFDESKEIAEQSMFNLLESDIEQVSQLAALVSAQLEFHSRSAQILQQLSSKMEDRIKQVSTKPRKEYIPKPRTTLELLPPTESLNGGINSAKSPGRSPAPLDQPCCRALYDFEPENEGELGFKEGDVITLTNQIDDNWYEGMINGQSGFFPINYVDILVPLPH